The sequence below is a genomic window from Salinispira pacifica.
TTTCGGATATGCACCACAACATCCTGGACAGCATCAGTCTAGAAGGCAGAGTTGACAGAAAGAACATTGATTACAAGCTGCTTAGTCTCATCGATCACATTAAAAAATTGAAGAGCCTTAACGGTATGCCCCTGCTCGGGGCCGCTGTTGCTATTCCTGGACTTGTGGATAGCGAAAACGGGATTATCTTAAAAGCACCGGCAATCGGTCTGTGGGACGAGAGCTATGATTTTTCAAAGCGTGTCGCCGCCCGGGCCGATATTCCTGTTCTTCTCATAAATGATGCCAACGCCTGCGCATCGGGAATCCTTTCATCTCATCGCCGCAATCGTTATGACAGCTTTCTCTTTGTGTATCTCGGTTTTGATCCGGTCCAGGACAAGCTGGAGGGCGAAGTTGATCATCCGGGAATCGGACTGGGTATTGTCCTCAATGGCAAACTTCATATGGGGCCTAAGGGCAGTGCGGGCGAGTTTCAGACCATCGGTTACCGCAGCAACCGGGTGAATCAGTTTAATCTCACCCTCGATGAAATACACAACTACCGCCATTCAGAGGAAATCCAGATCAAGGTCGCAGACGACATCGCCAGCCACCTGGGCTTTTTGGTAAATGTGCTGAATATAGAACAAATTTTCCTTGGCGGAGACCTTGCGTATTACCATCCCAGCCTGGAGGGACGATTGAAGCGTGCAATCGACGAAAGCTGGCCTTACGACAAACCTGTTCCATGCGCTGTGAACTTTTTATACGACGAACACTTCCTTCCTGCAAAGGGTGCCGCCGGCATGCTGCTGGACCGCCTGTTCTCAATACCCGACGTCCTCGATGAAAACAACCTAGCCATACTCAAAGACGCGATCAAAACCGCCGCCGGTTGACGGTAATTATCGTCAAGCTGTTTTACCAGCTATCCTTCCCATGATACAAAAGTAAACGGGAATGATAAAATTCTCCAATTTTTTATGAAAGATTAGCCTGTCCGATTTTAGCCTGCGTTACAGGCGTGAGGACAGTTAGCGGGAAAGAACAAGGTGGTGGTATGAAAACTGAACAGCAATTAGGGCCTCCTGAAAAAACCTTAACCCTCTACATATAAATGAAATACTGCTAGGATTTGTGTATGAAGTGCACGGTTTTTGCGAAAACCAGGCAAAAACCCTTGCACCTGTTTTCTTGGCGGGAGGGATTATGTATAGAACTGAGGACAAAACGCAGCTTTCATTTGAAGATTTCTATCTCCCATTTGGAGGAAAACTGAACCCCAATAACCGCTGGGTTCAGCTTGCCGATTTAATCCCCTGGGAGGATTTGGAAGCAGAATATGCCTCACAGTTTGCTATCGAAAGCGGGCAAGGAGCTTTGGCGATCCCTTTTCGGACAGCTCTTGCAGCCCTGATTATCAAGGAAAAACTGGGCATTACTGATGAAGAAACTGTCATGCAAATCCAGGAAAACCCTTATCTGCAGTACCTGATTGGCATGCAAGGTTACCGGGATGAAGCGCCGTTTGATCCATCGATGCCTGGTCACTCGCTACGCTCGTTGCCCGGCCGTGCATCCGGGATGACGCACTTCAGGAAGCGAATCAGCATGGACATGATCACTCACGCAAATGAATTGATTATTGCCGAAGAACGTAAAAAAAACTGAAGATGATACGGAAGCTGAAAAAGAAGAAAATCCTGAGGTAGAAAACAGCGGAAAGCTTCTGATTGATGCCACCTGCGTACCCGGTGATATTCGATATCCCACCGATCTTTCGATTTTAAACGAGAGCCGGGAAAAACTGGAAACCATCATAGACGTTATTCACGCAGAACGGCCCAAGGGCGCGACAAAACCCCGAACATACCGGCAGAGGGCGCGAAAGGATTTTTTG
It includes:
- a CDS encoding ROK family transcriptional regulator — translated: MKDYTKGEKTSLNFHRVLNSIWLNEGVSRVELSRELNLDKATVSVIVSSLMNNNLVLEAEKQNTSSRPGRQPVGLEINRCFGAVAGIELHIDRINCVISDMHHNILDSISLEGRVDRKNIDYKLLSLIDHIKKLKSLNGMPLLGAAVAIPGLVDSENGIILKAPAIGLWDESYDFSKRVAARADIPVLLINDANACASGILSSHRRNRYDSFLFVYLGFDPVQDKLEGEVDHPGIGLGIVLNGKLHMGPKGSAGEFQTIGYRSNRVNQFNLTLDEIHNYRHSEEIQIKVADDIASHLGFLVNVLNIEQIFLGGDLAYYHPSLEGRLKRAIDESWPYDKPVPCAVNFLYDEHFLPAKGAAGMLLDRLFSIPDVLDENNLAILKDAIKTAAG
- a CDS encoding IS5 family transposase; this encodes MYRTEDKTQLSFEDFYLPFGGKLNPNNRWVQLADLIPWEDLEAEYASQFAIESGQGALAIPFRTALAALIIKEKLGITDEETVMQIQENPYLQYLIGMQGYRDEAPFDPSMPGHSLRSLPGRASGMTHFRKRISMDMITHANELIIAEERKKN